One Glutamicibacter mishrai genomic window carries:
- the mraY gene encoding phospho-N-acetylmuramoyl-pentapeptide-transferase, with product MIALILGAGIALVLTMVAMPLYIKLLTKKQYGQVVRDDGPNSHAVKSGTPTMGGVVFVLAVFVAYFATHGVLALMGRSSSGITATGLLVLLLFGGMGLVGFLDDFIKIFKKRSLGLRAWQKIVLQAVIGISFAVLALQFPDERGLTPGSTAISFLRDSNIDLAFAGPMLGLILFVIWANFIVTGTTNAVNLTDGLDGLATGASIMVFGAYTLMGIWQQNQACSNSNSLDVCYSVRDPQDLALLGATLSGALIAFLWFNAKPAKIFMGDTGSLAIGGAVAAFAILSRTQLLLVVIAGLFVIISLSVIIQVGYFKLSGGKRVFKMAPLQHHFELSGWSEENVVIRFWILAGLFVAAGLGLFYSEWVVAL from the coding sequence GTGATCGCATTGATCTTGGGGGCAGGTATTGCCCTTGTACTGACCATGGTGGCAATGCCGCTCTACATCAAGCTGCTGACCAAGAAGCAGTACGGCCAGGTCGTGCGTGATGACGGTCCGAACTCGCACGCCGTGAAGTCCGGCACCCCCACCATGGGTGGCGTTGTCTTCGTGCTGGCGGTCTTCGTCGCCTACTTCGCGACCCATGGCGTTTTGGCCCTGATGGGACGTTCCTCCTCGGGCATCACTGCCACCGGCCTGCTGGTCCTGCTGCTTTTCGGCGGCATGGGATTGGTCGGCTTCCTTGATGACTTCATCAAGATCTTCAAGAAGCGTTCGCTGGGCCTGCGCGCCTGGCAGAAGATCGTCCTGCAGGCCGTCATCGGCATCAGCTTCGCAGTGCTGGCACTCCAGTTCCCTGACGAGCGCGGCCTGACTCCGGGATCCACCGCGATCTCCTTCCTGCGTGACAGCAATATCGATTTGGCGTTCGCCGGTCCGATGCTGGGACTGATCCTGTTCGTCATCTGGGCGAACTTCATCGTCACCGGCACCACCAACGCAGTGAACCTCACCGATGGCCTGGATGGCTTGGCCACCGGTGCCTCGATCATGGTTTTCGGCGCCTACACCCTGATGGGCATCTGGCAGCAGAACCAGGCATGCTCCAACAGCAATTCCCTTGATGTCTGCTACTCGGTGCGCGACCCCCAGGATCTTGCCTTGCTCGGCGCCACCCTGTCCGGCGCGTTGATCGCCTTCCTGTGGTTCAACGCCAAGCCTGCGAAGATCTTCATGGGCGATACCGGATCGTTGGCCATCGGCGGCGCGGTTGCCGCATTCGCGATCCTTTCCCGCACCCAGCTGCTGCTGGTCGTCATCGCCGGCCTGTTCGTGATCATCTCCCTGTCGGTCATCATCCAGGTGGGCTACTTCAAGCTTTCCGGAGGCAAGCGCGTGTTCAAGATGGCACCGCTGCAGCACCACTTCGAGCTCTCGGGCTGGTCCGAGGAAAACGTCGTTATCCGCTTCTGGATCCTAGCCGGTCTCTTCGTGGCCGCCGGCCTGGGACTCTTCTACTCTGAATGGGTTGTCGCACTGTGA
- a CDS encoding UDP-N-acetylmuramoyl-tripeptide--D-alanyl-D-alanine ligase, translating to MIELSLTDLLKITGGEATATVASDTVVTSVTTDSREVTAGCLFVAKPGEFSDGHAFIDKALAAGAVLALAERLTYNDNRDVHPAIIVDDAVEAMGKIAAHIVEYLKAKNDAKVVGITGSAGKTTTKDLLAGILSQVAPTVSPIGSYNGEVGVPLTVFNATEETKFFVIEMGATGIGHLTYLTDMVHPQVGVVLCVGTAHAGEFGGVENIEKAKGELVEALDASGIAILNAEDSRVARMDSRATAEVRFFGTGEQKPARAGVWASDVVVNGQGQPQLTLQFPDGYSQRITSGLLGRHHVSNILAAANAAFALDVSPQLIADSLDGQSAGSRWRMERIDRADGVSIINDAYNANPESMRAALVTLAELGLGEDGSPGRRTWAVLGEMLELGDESIHQHDLLGRMAVRMNIKKLVVVGRGAKPAYNSAVLEGSWGDEAYYVENVDEARELLQKELQPGDIALFKSSNGAGLRFLGDDIAAFVKEGEDA from the coding sequence ATGATTGAACTGTCTTTGACTGACCTTTTGAAGATCACCGGGGGAGAAGCGACTGCGACAGTCGCCTCCGACACGGTGGTCACTTCTGTGACCACGGATTCACGTGAAGTCACCGCCGGGTGCTTGTTTGTAGCCAAGCCCGGAGAATTTTCCGATGGACATGCCTTCATCGATAAAGCCCTGGCCGCCGGCGCCGTACTGGCCCTGGCCGAACGGCTGACCTATAACGATAACCGGGACGTGCATCCCGCGATCATCGTCGACGACGCTGTTGAAGCCATGGGCAAAATCGCAGCGCACATCGTTGAGTACCTCAAAGCCAAAAACGACGCCAAGGTCGTGGGCATCACCGGCTCTGCCGGCAAAACCACCACCAAGGATCTGCTGGCCGGAATCCTCTCCCAGGTGGCACCGACGGTTTCGCCGATCGGTTCCTACAACGGCGAAGTCGGCGTGCCGCTGACCGTCTTCAACGCCACCGAAGAGACCAAGTTCTTCGTAATCGAAATGGGCGCGACCGGCATCGGCCACCTGACCTACCTCACCGACATGGTGCACCCCCAGGTGGGTGTCGTGCTCTGTGTAGGCACCGCGCACGCTGGGGAATTCGGCGGAGTCGAGAACATCGAGAAGGCCAAGGGCGAACTCGTTGAGGCACTGGATGCCAGCGGCATCGCCATTTTGAACGCAGAGGATTCCCGCGTCGCGCGCATGGACTCGCGCGCCACGGCGGAAGTCCGTTTCTTCGGAACCGGGGAGCAAAAGCCCGCACGCGCAGGGGTCTGGGCCAGCGACGTCGTCGTTAATGGCCAGGGCCAGCCGCAGCTGACCTTGCAGTTCCCCGATGGCTACAGCCAGCGGATCACCTCAGGGCTGCTTGGCCGCCACCACGTCAGCAACATCCTCGCCGCCGCCAACGCTGCGTTTGCGCTGGATGTCAGCCCGCAGCTCATCGCCGACAGCCTGGACGGGCAGAGCGCCGGCAGCCGCTGGCGCATGGAGCGCATTGACCGCGCCGACGGCGTGAGCATCATCAACGACGCCTATAACGCCAACCCTGAATCCATGCGCGCTGCCCTGGTCACCCTGGCCGAGCTGGGCCTGGGCGAGGACGGCAGCCCGGGCCGCCGGACCTGGGCGGTTCTGGGCGAGATGCTCGAACTGGGTGATGAAAGCATTCACCAGCATGATTTGCTCGGACGCATGGCTGTTCGAATGAACATCAAAAAACTTGTAGTTGTCGGTCGCGGCGCCAAGCCCGCCTACAACTCGGCGGTACTTGAAGGCAGCTGGGGCGACGAGGCCTACTACGTGGAGAACGTAGATGAAGCCCGCGAACTACTGCAAAAGGAACTCCAGCCAGGCGATATCGCCTTGTTCAAGTCCTCTAATGGGGCCGGTCTGCGCTTCCTCGGCGACGACATCGCAGCATTCGTGAAGGAAGGCGAAGACGCGTGA